Proteins from a single region of Apium graveolens cultivar Ventura chromosome 7, ASM990537v1, whole genome shotgun sequence:
- the LOC141670780 gene encoding alpha-mannosidase At3g26720-like — protein MEVFKGFELKCSPFFFILLFCCCCCVGVDSKYIAYNTSQGIVGGKINVHLVPHSHDDVGWLKTVDQYYFGGNNSIRGACVQNVLDSVIQALLDDKNRKFIYVEMAFFQRWWRQQSPALKKKVKDLVNSGQLEFINGGMCMHDEATPHYIDLIDQTTMGHLFIKDEFGQTPRVGWQIDPFGHSAVQAYLLGAELGFDSLYFARIDYQDRAKRKDDKSLEFVWRGSRSLGSSSQIFTGIFPRHYDPPDGFTFEINDVSPPIQDDVLLFDYNVEERVNDFVAAALAQANVTRTNHLMWAMGTDFRYQYAVSWFRQMDKFIHYVNMDGRVNAMYSTPSIYTDAKYAAEETWPVKTGDFFPYADQENAYWTGYFTSRPALKGYVRMMSSYYLAARQLEYFMGRTGSGPNTDILGDALALAQHHDAVSGTERQHVAADYALRISMGYAKAEEVVVSSLASLTDSRLNSSRDGLSTKFQQCPLLNISYCPPSENLLANGKGLVVIVYNPLGWKREEVVRIPVSSKEVVVQDSAGREIVSQLLPLTNYSLNTRNYHVKAYLGVSPNNTPSYWLVFSVVVPPLGFSTYIISTANKTGASVTMSSISRPEGGLDNLVEIGQGNLKLHYSTKEGKVIQYSNSRNLVRTAAEQTYSYYSGYEGFDRVYQASGAYVFRPNNTYLIKPEGKVSLTVMKGPMVDEIHQQINAWIYQVTRVYKGAEHVEVEYNIGPIPVDDTMGKEITAQISTALKTNRTFYTDSNGRDFIRRVRDYREDWDLQVHQPIAGNYYPINLGMYVKDEKMELSVLVDRAVGGASLVDGQIELMLHRRLLFDDSRGVGEVLNEEVCVLKECKGLMVKGIFYIRIDPLGEGAKWRRTFGQEIYSPLLLAFAEQDDSNWMSTHVPTFSAVDSSYSLPKNIAVVTLQELNSGIVLLRLAHLYESGEDKDYSVMASVELKKLFSGKKIIKVVEMNLSGNQERAEMEKKRLVWKVEGKTEENKILRGGPIDPKRLVVELAPMEIRTFFITVNNLKMFGS, from the exons GGAGCTTGTGTTCAGAATGTATTGGATTCTGTTATTCAAGCACTTTTGGATGATAAGAATCGCAAGTTTATCTATGTTGAAATG GCCTTCTTTCAGCGGTGGTGGAGACAGCAGAGTCCAGCACTTAAGAAGAAAGTCAAGGACCTTGTCAATTCTGGTCAACTGGAGTTCAT AAATGGGGGCATGTGTATGCATGATGAGGCAACACCACATTACATTGATCTGATTGATCAAACTACTATGGGACATTTGTTCATCAAGGATGAATTTGGTCAAACACCTAGAGTTGGTTGGCAGATTGATCCTTTCGGACATTCTGCTGTTCAAGCTTACTTGTTAGGTGCAGAG CTGGGATTCGACTCTCTCTATTTTGCTAGAATTGATTACCAAGACAGAGCTAAGCGGAAAGATGATAAATCCCTTGAGTTCGTATGGCGGGGCTCCAGGTCTCTTGGCTCATCTTCACAG ATATTTACTGGTATATTTCCCAGGCACTACGATCCACCTGATGGTTTTACATTTGAAATAAATGACGTGTCTCCACCTATTCAG GATGATGTTCTTTTGTTTGACTACAATGTTGAAGAGCGAGTCAATGATTTTGTAGCTGCTGCATTGGCTCAG GCTAATGTTACCAGGACAAACCACTTAATGTGGGCCATGGGAACAGATTTTCGATATCAGTATGCAGTTTCATGGTTTAGACAAATGGACAAGTTTATTCATTATGTTAACATG GATGGCCGTGTTAATGCTATGTATTCTACCCCGTCAATTTACACTGATGCAAAGTATGCGGCAGAAGAGACATGGCCTGTTAAAACGGGTGATTTCTTTCC GTATGCAGATCAAGAAAATGCATATTGGACAGGTTACTTTACGAGTAGGCCGGCTTTAAAAGGTTATGTTAGAATGATGAGTTCCTACTATCTG GCAGCAAGGCAGTTGGAATACTTCATGGGCAGGACTGGTTCAGGTCCAAACACAGATATATTGGGTGATGCATTAGCACTTGCTCAACACCACGATGCAGTTAGTGGTACTGAAAGGCAACATGTAGCTGCTGATTATGCATTGCGAATTTCGATGGGCTATGCGAAG GCCGAAGAGGTTGTTGTCTCATCTCTAGCTTCACTAACGGATTCAAGATTAAATTCTAGTCGTGACGGTTTGAGCACCAAGTTCCAGCAG TGTCCACTTCTCAATATAAGTTACTGCCCTCCGTCAGAGAATCTGCTGGCTAATGGAAAAGGCTTG GTTGTTATCGTCTATAACCCATTAGGATGGAAGAGGGAGGAAGTTGTTCGAATACCT GTTTCCTCCAAGGAAGTAGTTGTTCAGGATTCTGCTGGAAGAGAAATTGTTTCACAGCTTCTTCCTCTGACCAATTATTCGTTGAACACCAGAAATTATCATGTTAAAGCATACTTGGGTGTATCTCCTAATAACACCCCAAGCTACTGGCTTGTCTTTTCAGTAGTTGTACCACCACTTGGTTTCAGTACTTATATCATTTCAACAGCAAATAAAACAG GTGCTAGTGTAACAATGTCATCAATATCCAGGCCTGAAGGAGGCCTTGATAATTTAGTCGAAATTGGCCAAGGAAATCTGAAGCTACATTACAGTACAAAAGAGGGAAAAGTTATTCAGTACAGTAACAGCAGAAATTTG GTAAGGACGGCTGCTGAACAGACATACAGTTATTATTCAGGGTATGAAGGATTTGATAGAGTTTATCAG GCCTCTGGGGCATATGTCTTTCGCCCAAATAATACATATCTAATTAAACCTGAAGGCAAG GTTTCTCTTACTGTTATGAAGGGTCCAATGGTAGATGAAATACACCAACAGATCAATGCTTGGATATATCAG GTCACGAGAGTATACAAGGGAGCGGAACATGTGGAAGTGGAATATAAT ATTGGACCTATTCCCGTGGATGATACAATGGGTAAAGAAATAACAGCTCAAATTTCCACAGCCTTGAAGACAAATAGAACCTTTTACACTGATTCAAATGGGAGGGACTTCATAAGAAGG GTTCGAGATTACAGAGAAGATTGGGACCTGCAAGTCCACCAACCAATTGCCGGAAACTATTACCCT ATAAATCTTGGGATGTATGTCAAGGATGAGAAGATGGAACTTTCGGTGTTGGTAGATCGTGCAGTGGGTGGGGCCAGTTTGGTAGATGGTCAAATAGAGTTGATGCTCCATAG GAGGCTCCTTTTCGATGATTCTAGAGGAGTTGGTGAGGTATTGAATGAAGAAGTTTGTGTCCTCAAAGAATGCAAAGGCTTGATG GTTAAAGGAATATTTTATATCAGAATTGACCCTCTTGGAGAAGGGGCCAAGTGGCGTCGCACATTTGGCCAAGAGATATATTCTCCACTTCTTTTAGCATTTGCAGAACAG GACGATAGTAACTGGATGAGTACCCATGTACCAACTTTTTCAGCTGTCGATTCCTCCTATAGCTTACCTAAGAATATTGCTGTAGTAACTCTTCAG GAACTTAATAGTGGGATAGTGCTTCTCCGTTTAGCTCATTTATACGAG AGTGGAGAAGATAAAGACTATTCTGTAATGGCAAGTGTGGAACTGAAGAAGCTGTTCAGTGGAAAGAAG ATAATCAAGGTGGTAGAGATGAACTTATCTGGTAATCAAGAAAGAGCTGAGATGGAGAAAAAAAGACTAGTTTGGAAAGTAGAAGGCAAGACAGAGGAAAACAAGATCTTAAGGGGAGGACCCATTGATCCAAAAAGACTTGTTGTGGAACTAGCGCCCATGGAAATCCGGACTTTTTTTATTACTGTAAATAACCTTAAAATGTTTGGTTCTTGA